A segment of the Micromonospora sediminicola genome:
CCTGTCAAGAGCGCCTCACACCGCACGGGGGTGACGGGCCGAATCGTCGGGTTTAGAATATGGGAAAGTTGTTCCATATAATGGGAGACAATCGTGAGCGTGACGGACGCGTTCGACGCGGTGGCGGGCACCTACGACCAGGCCCGGCGACGGCTGGTGCCGTGCTTCGACGCCTTCTACGGCACCGCCGTCGAGGTGGCCGCGCCACCGTTGCGAACGGCGCTCGCCGCCGGGCGTACCCCCGAGGTGCTGGACCTCGGGGCGGGCACCGGCCTGCTCTCCCTGCTGCTGGCCGCCGCGGTCCCCGGCGTCCGGCTGACGCTGGTCGACGGCGCGCCCGCGATGCTGGCGGTGGCCACCGGCCACCTGGCCGCCCGGGGCGTGCCGCACCGCACGGTCCACGCCGACCTGGGCGACCCCCTGCCCGCCGGGCGGTACGACGCGGTGGTCTCCGCGCTGGCCGTCCACCACCTCGACGACGACGGCAAGCGGGCGCTCTACCGCCGGGTGGTGGACGCGCTGACGCCGGGCGGGGTGTTCGTCAACGCCGAGCAGGTGGCCGGCCCCACCCCGGCGCTCGACCGGCGTTACGACGAGGTGTGGACGGCGCGGATCACCGAGCGGGGCTCCGACGCCGCCGAGATCGCCGCCGCGCGGCAGCGGATGCGGCACGACCGCCCGGCGACCGTGGCCGAGCAGTGTCGCTGGCTCGCCGAGGCGGGCCTGGTCGACGTGGACTGCTTCTTCAAGGAGTGGCGGTTCGCCGTCTTCGGCGGCCACCGTCCGGGATGAGGTCGGCTGTCCGGTTCGCCGGTGGGCGCGCGCGGGGATGACTGGTGGTCATACCTATGGGTAATCTCTCCGGCATGACCGCCAAGGTGACGTTGTCGTTCTCCGACGAGACGATCGAGGAGGCGCGCCGGTTCGCCAAGCGGGAGGGCCTGTCCCTCTCCGCCTGGATGGACCAGGCCGCCCGGGAGAAGGCGCTGCGCGAGGTCTTCACCGCGCACGCCGCCGCCGTCAGCCGTGCCGGCCTGGACCTCGAATCCGCCGCCCTGGCCGACGCCCAGGAGGCCGCGCTGGTCGACGACGCCCTGTTCGGCGGTGGGCGCCCGCGTGCTGCGTAGGGGAGAGGTCTGGCGCATCTCCGGCGCCCGGGAACGGTTCGGCCTGGTCATCAGCTCCGACGTCTACAACTCCACCGACGTGCCGATCGTGATCGTAGCCGAGGTGGTCGAGGAGTCGCTGTTGCGCGACTCGCCGCTGGCCGTCCGGATGGGCGGCTTCGTGGTGATGCCCGACCGGCTCTCCTCGCCGATGAAGAAGTGGTTCAGCGAGTGCGTGGACGTGGCCGACACCGAGACCATGCAGCGGGTCGGCCGGGCGCTGCGCATCCTCCAGGAGCTGTGACCGCCTCACCGCCGCCGCCCGGCGGCCGTGCGATCTCCGTTTCCGGACCGACGCGCGCGGGGCACCCCGGGGAAACCGGCCGTTCCTAGCGTCCCCCTCGTCACCGACGAGGAGGAGCCGCCGTGAGCACGCTCGCCACCAGCACCACCACGACCCCGGCGCCGGTCGCCACCGGCCGGCCCGGGCGGATCACCGAATGGCGTCCCGAGGACCCGGCGTTCTGGGCCGCCGGCGGCGCCCGGGTGGCCCGGCGCAACCTGTACGTCTCGATCTTCGCCGAACACGTCGGCTTCTCCGTGTGGAGCCTCTGGTCGGTGGTGGTGCTCTTCCTCGGCCCGGAGTACGGCATCGACCCGGCCGGGAAGTTCCTGCTCACCGCCGTGCCGGCCGCGCTGGGGGCGGTGCTGCGGCTGCCGTACACGCTCGCCGTGGCCCGGTTCGGCGGCCGGAACTGGACCATCGTGAGCGCCCTGCTCCTGCTCGTGCCGGCGGTGCCGATGGCGGTGCTGATCGAGCCCGGGGTGTCGTACGCCACGCTGATGGTGCTGGCCTGCCTGTCCGGCGTGGGCGGCGGCAACTTCGCCTCCTCCATGGCCAACATCAACCTGTTCTTCCCGGACCGGCTCAAGGGCCGGGCGCTGGGGCTCAACGCCGGCGGCGGCAACCTCGGCGTGCCGGCCGTGCAGCTCGTCGGGCTGGCGGTGCTGGGCGTCGCGGGCGCCGCGTACCCCCGGCTGGTGCCGGCGGTCTACCTGCCGCTGATCGTGCTCGCCGCGCTGGCCGCGGCCCGCTGGCTGGACAACGTGCCCGGGGCGCGCAACGAGCCGGGCGCGCTGCGGGCGGCGGCCCGGGACCCGCACACCTGGGTGATGTCGCTGCTCTACGTCGGCACGTTCGGCTCGTTCATCGGTTTCGGCTTCGCCTTCGGCCAGGTGCTCCAGCTCCAGTTCCACGACCGGTTCCCCACCCCGGTCGACGCCGCCTGGCTGACCTTCCTCGGGCCGCTGGTCGGCTCGCTGGTCCGGCCGCTCGGCGGTCAGCTGGCCGACCGGCTCGGCGGGGCCCGGGTCACGTTCTGGAACTTCGTGGCGATGGCCGGCGGCGCCGCGCTGGTGCTGTACGCGGCCCGGGACCGGTCCTTCCCGCTCTACCTGGTCGGGTTCCTGGCGCTCTTCGTCTTCTCCGGGATCGGCAACGGTTCGACGTACAAGATGATCCCGGCGATCTTCCGGGCCCGGGCGGCGGCCGAGACGGAGCGGACCGGCGACCCGGAGGCGGCGCGGCGGCGGGCCCGCCGGCTCTCCGGTGCGCTGATCGGCATCGCCGGCGCGGTCGGTGCCTCCGGCGGGGTGCTGGTGAACGTGGCGTTCCGGCAGTCGTTCCTGACCTCCGGCACCGCCGACGCCGCTTACCTGGCCTTCATCGGCTGGTACGCGCTCTGCTTCCTGGTGACCTGGGTGGTCTACCTCCGACCCGGGCCGCGTAGGCTGGCCGGCGTGTGACCCGCGCCATGGAAAACGCGCAGGCCACGCGTGGTGCGACCCCGTTTTGACCTGCCACCGGGCGGCCGGGTATCGTTGCCTGCTGTTGTACGACATTCTTAGGCGTGCCGCATCAGGTACGCTTGGTCGTTCGTGCGCGCTGGTTCGACTGGGAAGCCCCGGTTACCTCGGCGCGCGACCCCAGACCGACGACGAGACAAGGTAGACCTGTGCGTACGTACAGCCCGAAGCCGGGTGAGATCGAGCGTCAGTGGCACGTCATCGACGCCTCTGATGTCGTGCTGGGCCGCCTGGCGACCCACGCCGCCACGCTGCTGCGTGGCAAGCACAAGCCGACTTTCGCGCCGCACGTCGACACGGGCGACTTCGTCGTCATCGTGAACGCGGGCAAGGTCGCGCTGACCGGCAACAAGCGCCAGACCAAGGTCGCTTACCGCCACTCCGGTTACCCGGGTGGTCTGAAGCGGGTCGGCTACGACGAGCTGCTCACCAAGCGGCCCGAGCGGGCCATCGAGCTGGCCGTGAAGGGCATGCTCCCGCACAACAAGCTGGGCCGTCAGCTCCTCAAGAAGCTGAAGGTCTACGCCGGTGCCGAGCACCCGCACGGCGCGCAGCAGCCGGCGCCGTTCGAGATCAAGCAGATCGCGCAGTGAGCGCGGGCGAAGGAAGCAGCATGACCGACATCACCGAGACCGAGGTCGCCCCCGAGGCCACCGAGGCGCCGGCGCCCGTCGCGCGCGCGCCCCGCGGTGACCGCCCGATCCAGACCGTGGGTCGGCGCAAGGAAGCCATCGTCCGGGTCCGGATCGTCCCCGGCAGTGGCAAGATCACCTGCAACGGCCGTGACCTCGAGGCCTACTTCCCGAGCAAGGTGCACCAGCAGCTCATCAAGGACCCGCTGGTCACCGCCGAGAAGCCCGAGGCGTTCGACGTGATCGCCAACCTGCGGGGCGGCGGCACCACCGGCCAGGCCGGCGCGCTGCGGCTCGCCATCGCCCGGGCGCTGATCGTCAACGAGCCCGACGACCGCCCGGCCCTGAAGAAGGCCGGCTTCCTGACCCGTGACGCCCGGGTCAAGGAGAGCAAGAAGTACGGCCTCAAGAAGGCCCGTAAGGCTCCCCAGTACTCGAAGCGCTGATCACCACCAGCGACTTGTACTTCTGACGGACGGCCGGGTCCGCCTCCCCTCCCGGGAGGCGGCCCGGCCGTTCCGCGTTTCTCCTCTCAACGGCACGGAGGTTGGCGGGTATGGGCCGGTTGTTCGGCACGGACGGCGTACGCGGGCGGGCGAACGCGGATCTCACCCCGGAGTTGGCGCTCGCGGTCGCGGTGGCCGCGGCCCACACACTGGCCGAGACCGACCGGAGCCACCCGCCGCTGGCGGTGGTGGGTCGGGACACCCGGGCCAGCGGCGAGATGCTGGAGGCGGCCGTGGTCGCCGGCCTGACCAGCGCCGGCGCGAACGTGGTCCGGGTCGGCGTGCTGCCCACCCCGGCGGTGGCGTTCCTCACCGCCGAGGCCAAGGCCGACCTGGGCGTGATGCTCTCCGCCTCGCACAACCCGATGCCGGACAACGGCATCAAGCTCTTCGCGGCCGGCGGGCACAAGCTGCCCGACGAGATCGAGATGCGGATCGAGGCGGCCGTCGAGGCCAACGCCACCACCGCCTGGACGCGCCCGACCGGCGCCGGCGTGGGCCGGGTGCACGACCTGCTCGACGGCGCCGACCACTACGTCCAGCACCTGGTCGGCACCGTGCCGCACCGCCTCGACGGGATCAAGGTCGTGGTCGACTGCGCCAACGGCGCGGCGGCCGACGTCGCACCGGTCGCCTACCGGGAGGCC
Coding sequences within it:
- a CDS encoding class I SAM-dependent methyltransferase, with the translated sequence MSVTDAFDAVAGTYDQARRRLVPCFDAFYGTAVEVAAPPLRTALAAGRTPEVLDLGAGTGLLSLLLAAAVPGVRLTLVDGAPAMLAVATGHLAARGVPHRTVHADLGDPLPAGRYDAVVSALAVHHLDDDGKRALYRRVVDALTPGGVFVNAEQVAGPTPALDRRYDEVWTARITERGSDAAEIAAARQRMRHDRPATVAEQCRWLAEAGLVDVDCFFKEWRFAVFGGHRPG
- a CDS encoding DUF6364 family protein, producing MTAKVTLSFSDETIEEARRFAKREGLSLSAWMDQAAREKALREVFTAHAAAVSRAGLDLESAALADAQEAALVDDALFGGGRPRAA
- a CDS encoding MFS transporter is translated as MSTLATSTTTTPAPVATGRPGRITEWRPEDPAFWAAGGARVARRNLYVSIFAEHVGFSVWSLWSVVVLFLGPEYGIDPAGKFLLTAVPAALGAVLRLPYTLAVARFGGRNWTIVSALLLLVPAVPMAVLIEPGVSYATLMVLACLSGVGGGNFASSMANINLFFPDRLKGRALGLNAGGGNLGVPAVQLVGLAVLGVAGAAYPRLVPAVYLPLIVLAALAAARWLDNVPGARNEPGALRAAARDPHTWVMSLLYVGTFGSFIGFGFAFGQVLQLQFHDRFPTPVDAAWLTFLGPLVGSLVRPLGGQLADRLGGARVTFWNFVAMAGGAALVLYAARDRSFPLYLVGFLALFVFSGIGNGSTYKMIPAIFRARAAAETERTGDPEAARRRARRLSGALIGIAGAVGASGGVLVNVAFRQSFLTSGTADAAYLAFIGWYALCFLVTWVVYLRPGPRRLAGV
- the rplM gene encoding 50S ribosomal protein L13; amino-acid sequence: MRTYSPKPGEIERQWHVIDASDVVLGRLATHAATLLRGKHKPTFAPHVDTGDFVVIVNAGKVALTGNKRQTKVAYRHSGYPGGLKRVGYDELLTKRPERAIELAVKGMLPHNKLGRQLLKKLKVYAGAEHPHGAQQPAPFEIKQIAQ
- the rpsI gene encoding 30S ribosomal protein S9 → MTDITETEVAPEATEAPAPVARAPRGDRPIQTVGRRKEAIVRVRIVPGSGKITCNGRDLEAYFPSKVHQQLIKDPLVTAEKPEAFDVIANLRGGGTTGQAGALRLAIARALIVNEPDDRPALKKAGFLTRDARVKESKKYGLKKARKAPQYSKR